The following nucleotide sequence is from Actinomycetota bacterium.
GGATCGCCGGCCGTCTCAGCTCGACCGTCACGTACTGGGCGATCCCCAGCGCCAAGCTGGACTTCCCCATCGACGGGCGCGCAGCGATGATCACCAGGTTCTGCTTCTGCAGCCCGGCGGTGAGCCGGTCGAGGTCGTTGAACCCCGTCGGCAGGCCGGTGACCTCGGAGCGGTTCTCGTAACGCTGCTCGATCCGCTCGAAGCCCTCCGACAGCAGCTCCTTCAGCGGCGAGTACTCCGAGGCCATGCGCCGTTGACCGACCTCGTAGATCAGGCGCTCGGCACGGTCGAGCGCGACGTTGACGTCATCGTGACCCTCGTAGCCGAGCTGCACCACTTGCGTGCCAGCCTCGATCAGCCGACGCAGCATCGCCTTCTCACGGACGATCCGCGCGTAGTAGACGGCGTTGGCAGCGGTGGGCACAGCCGCGACGAGATCGTGGATCGCCGACGCCCCGCCGACCTCGTCCAGCGATCCGTCGCGGCCGAGGCGATCCACCACCGTGATCGGGTCGACGACCTCTCCCCGGCTGAACAGGTCCTGGATCGCCTCGAACACGATCCGGTGCACCGACCGGTAGAAGTCGTCCGCGCGGACGATCTCGACCACCTCGGCCAGGGCGGGCCGTGACAGCAGCGCCGCGCCCAGGACCGCCACCTCAGCGTCCATGTGCTGCGGGGGCGTGCGGTCGAACGCGGCCGATGTCCTCGCCGACACGGCGCTGCCGTTCCCGGTGCGCTGATCGACCACCACCGTCCCGCCCCCTTTGTCGAGCACCGCCGCGGGCACTCCTGTCGAGCACCGCTGTCGGGCACTCCGGTGTCGAGCGCCGCTGTCGGGCACCGCTGTCGAGCACCGCCGCTGCCCTGGTTGCTGCACGCTAGGCACCGGCTGTGACACGAGGGCCCGGGGTTGGGGACGGTCCTGTGGGGAAGCGGTGGAAACGGGCGCGCACCTGGTGGGATGCGCGTGGAAGGGCTGTGGAAACGCCGATCGGAGGACGTGCGTGAGCCCGCCGGTGGCTCGCTCAGTGCCTGTCAGCGCCCGTCTTCGGCTTCCACATGTTGTGGACAGCAACGACCGGGAGTTGACCGCACGCTCGCGGACGTTGGCCGCACGGCCTGCTCGATCACTCGTCCGGTGCGGGGCGCGCGATCCCCCATCGGCGGTGGCCGGATGCCCGCTCTGGACGTCAGTCCCCGGCCGTGGCGCCGGCCGCGGCCTCGTCGGGCTCCTCGGTCTCGTCGCGCTGTTCGATCTCGGCGGCAGCCGCCAGCGCGGCCTCCTGCAGTGTGGCGGCCTCGCCGCGTTCGACCTTGCGCTGCGCGGCGACCGTCTCGAGAGTGACCTGCCCTTCGAGGTCGACGACCTCGATGGGGACCTCAGCGGCGACCTGCGGGTGGAGATGGATCTCCGCCGTGTAGTCGCCGATCTCCTTGATCGGCCGGTCGAGGTAGATGTGGCGGCGTTCGATGTCGTGGCCGCGTTGCTTGAGGATCTTCTGGACCTCCGACGCGCCGACCGACCCGTACAGGTTGCCCTTGTCGTCCACACGCATCGGGATACGGAGCGTGCGCGCTTCCAGCAGCCGTTTGAACTCCTGCGCCGCGCCGAGTGTCCTGGCCTCGTGCGCCTTCCGGGCCCGGGTGAGGTGCTCGGCCTCCCTCAGGGCGCCCTTGGTCGCCTTGATAGCCAGGCCGCGAGGGATCAGGAAGTTCCGCCCGTAGCCGTCGGCGACCTCGACGACGTCCCCAGCCAGGCCGAGGTTGTCGACCTCCTGCTTCAAGATGACCTTCACGTCAGCCTCCTGGGCTGCTCGCCAGCGACGACCGCCCACGCGGACGCCGAACCACGACGACGGCGTCCGCGTGGCGACCTGTGGTGTCTACCGCACCGCGTAGGGCATGAGCGCCATCTCGCGGGCGTTCTTCACCGCCTGAGCGAGTTGCCGCTGGTGCTGGGGGCACGCCCCCGACGAGCGGCGCGCCTTGATCTTGCCGCGCTCGTTGAGGTAGCTCTTCAGCGTCTGCAGATCCTTGTAGTCGATGTACTCGACACGCTCCCGGCAGAACTGGCACACCTTGGGCTTGGCCTGGCGATACGCCATCCGCGTCCTCCTTGATCGTTCACCGAAGCGAACCGTCGCTCAGAACGGTACGTCTTCCATCTCCGGAGCGGTGGTCGAAGCGCTCCAGTCGCCGGACTCGTCGCTGCGTGACGCCGACGGTCCGCGGGTCTTCTCGGGCCTGGCAACGGCCCAGCGCAGGCTCGGAGCGATCTCGTCCGCTTCGATCTCCGTCACCCAGCGGGTCTGGCCGTCGCGGTCTTCGTACGATCGGATCCGCAGCCGCCCGATCACGATGGCGCGGTCGCCCTTGCGCAGGCTGTTGGCGACGTTCTCGGCCAGGTCACGCCAGACGTTCGCGGTGACGAAGGTCGTCTCCTCCTGCTCGCGACCGTCACGGCCGGTCCACCGGCGGTTGGTCGCGACCCGGACGCTGCAGACCGCCACGCCTGCGCCGGTGAAGCGCAGTTCGGGGTCGTCGGTGAGGTTGCCGATGATCGTGATGATGTTGCTCTCGAACGCCATCCGTTCGCTCCTTCGCTCGTGTCGCCCCGTTGGGGCGACCGGGGCTCACACCGGCGTCCGCCGGCGCGGGTCACCGGGCTTGTGGACGCGGACTTCGGGCCGGATCGTCTTGAACCGGACCACATCGTCGTTGATCTTCAGCTGCCGCTCGAGTTCACCCACCGCGTCGGCTTCGGCCTCTAAGTCGAGGACGACGTAGTAGCCGGAACGGCGGTGGTCGATCTCGTAGGCGAACGGCCGCCTGCCCCAGTGTTCGGTTTGGATGACCTGACCGCTGGAGTCGGTGATCGTCGACTGGATGCGCTCGACCTGTTGGGCGACGGCCTCCTCGTCGAGGTCGTCGCGGAGGATGAGCATCATCTCGTAGTGGCGCACAGCGCACTCCCTTCGGGCTGACGGCCCCCACGGGCGCGGCGTGTGCCGCCGTTGGGAGCAGGGGTGCCGGAGGGCCCGTCCTCCGGGTCCCGACCGGTCGTCGGGTAGGCCCGGGGTCTGGTCGCCACAGGCGACCGGCCGGGGAAGCGGGCCCGGAACGCGCCGACCGTACCCGACGGTCACCGCCGGCTCAACCGTCCCCGACCGCCGCTGTGGACGACCGTCGGCGGGGCCGACCCGTCACGTCCAGGGCGGTCCGAACAGGATCAGGCGACCGAACGCCCCGGCGGTGAGCACCAGCAGTGCGACAGCCGCCGCGGTCAGGGCCACCTCGGGGGGGATCTCACGCCGGCTGGGCACGTCGGCGGCCAGCTCCGCGGTGACCGTCTGGGCGGCGCTAGGCGGCGAACCCGACGACTCCTGCGGGGTGCGCCCTGGCGCGACCGCTGGTGCCACGTCGACCATCCCGCCCGTCTCCGGGGGTGCCGGTGCCGTGGCGACCGCGACACGGGGCAGCCAGGCACGGCCCCGGATCCCCCCCGACTTGGATGCCGCAGCGGTTCGGGCGGGCGCCGGCGCGGGGGCCGACTCTGCACTCGACGCAGCGTCGCCGCCCTCTTGGGTGTCCGCGGGTGCTTGTGGCGCCTCCGCGGCCGAGTCGGCTCCGGGCGGCGGTGGCGGCGGCGCGACTGGCGCAGGCACCACCTCGATCGTGCCGATGAGCGGCGGGGCGATGTCGGTCTGGGACCGGTAGCGGTAGGTTCCCTCAGCGGTGAACGTGAACTGGTAGGCGTACGGCGGCATCCGGCAAGCCGACACGTCACGGGCGGGGTCGTTGGTGCAGGGGCGGTCGGAGTCGAAGGACCCGCCCACTCCCAGCGCCGTGACCGTATGTGGCGCCTGGTTGGCCGAGTGCCACACCCACCGCACCGTGTCGCCCACGTGCACGACCGTGGTCCACGCTGACCCGTTGCCGTCGGCGTCGCCGTCGCTGTAGCCGCCGTCGGCTACCACGACCTGGACGGTCCGCGCGGCCGCCGCGGGGGAGGCGGCAACGACGGTCAACGCCGAACCGAGTAGCGCCGCCGCCGAGACGAGCAGGCTCAACCGCATGGGTTGCACGCTAGCGCGGCACCCAACCGGCTGCGAGGGTCGCGGTTCGCGGGGTGCGTTCGC
It contains:
- the rpsR gene encoding 30S ribosomal protein S18; protein product: MAYRQAKPKVCQFCRERVEYIDYKDLQTLKSYLNERGKIKARRSSGACPQHQRQLAQAVKNAREMALMPYAVR
- the ssb gene encoding single-stranded DNA-binding protein, producing the protein MAFESNIITIIGNLTDDPELRFTGAGVAVCSVRVATNRRWTGRDGREQEETTFVTANVWRDLAENVANSLRKGDRAIVIGRLRIRSYEDRDGQTRWVTEIEADEIAPSLRWAVARPEKTRGPSASRSDESGDWSASTTAPEMEDVPF
- the rpsF gene encoding 30S ribosomal protein S6 encodes the protein MRHYEMMLILRDDLDEEAVAQQVERIQSTITDSSGQVIQTEHWGRRPFAYEIDHRRSGYYVVLDLEAEADAVGELERQLKINDDVVRFKTIRPEVRVHKPGDPRRRTPV
- the rplI gene encoding 50S ribosomal protein L9: MKVILKQEVDNLGLAGDVVEVADGYGRNFLIPRGLAIKATKGALREAEHLTRARKAHEARTLGAAQEFKRLLEARTLRIPMRVDDKGNLYGSVGASEVQKILKQRGHDIERRHIYLDRPIKEIGDYTAEIHLHPQVAAEVPIEVVDLEGQVTLETVAAQRKVERGEAATLQEAALAAAAEIEQRDETEEPDEAAAGATAGD